From Lagopus muta isolate bLagMut1 chromosome 28, bLagMut1 primary, whole genome shotgun sequence, a single genomic window includes:
- the LOC125685439 gene encoding AT-rich interactive domain-containing protein 1A-like, with translation MPQHSSSQSGSALFLHLPSGGQMHTAVGPYQQNCMGSHRPQAGQHSPQGAYPVWPNCSALPGANFCSAGLGGSMNPAAAGSQLRGSVPPQLGAGMCPPAGGMAHRAQGAAAVCAAASAIQNWPPGYPSVNQGGMLGTGPPYGQGTNSMAGVINRQGPPCAMGGNMANGSAGVAASPEVMGLANVKLTPASKRRKRGEETQKAEPQSKNPRRPMDSSCTPPAKRLKAGMHSVPCSAGQGQPQQQPRALENGTAPSKSASPQPGRGKKKAGPPIPAAHVAPAVERPARKRRAVSFPPGSVEAAKPVLLKRRRLTAADVGAPAAWRVMMSLKSGLLAESTWALDTITALLHDDSSVASFDLRQLPGLLEVLVEYLRRCLIEVFGILEEYEVGICPGQSSLCGLESAHLLWQLGGGDTTEHIQTHLESKRERSAAESNGNAREGQAAPSDSSSAIVEDEPRSRDEAPLCLTHDWQDSVAKRCICVSNIIRSLSFVPGNDAEMCKHAGLLLILGKMLLLHHEHPERKQAALSLEREELEQDQGLSCGQEEWWRDCLQELRENTLVTLANISGQLDLSPVPESLCLPIVDGLLHWAVCPSAEAQDPFPALGSNAVLSPRSLALETLSKLSTRDTNVDLILAAPPTSRLEMLYSSLLRLLRDRESPVCREMAVVLLASLAQGDSLAARAIASQERSVGDLLGFLEDGLAAARCQQSQAGPVPEQNAPCEPPSVDMMRRAARALLALAEVGESRSQFTLHESRLLDISVSPTVDSLVSQVICDVLFFIARP, from the exons caag GAGCTTATCCCGTGTGGCCCAACTGCAGCGCTCTGCCCGGTGCCAACTTCTGCAGCGCAGGACTGGGAGGAAGCATGAACCCGGCGGCAGCAGGGAGCCAGTTGCGTGGCAGCGTTCCTCCTCAGCTGGGGGCAGGGATGTGCCCCCCAGCAGGTGGCATGGCTCACAGAGCACAAGGAGCAGCCGCcgtgtgtgctgctgccagcgcCATCCAGAACTG GCCACCCGGTTATCCCAGTGTGAACCAAGGGGGAATGCTGGGCACTGGACCTCCTTACGGACAGGGAACTAACAGCATGGCTGGTGTGATCAACCGCCAGGGCCCACCTTGTGCCATGGGTGGGAACATGGCTAACGGCTCTGCAG GGGTGGCAGCAAGTCCTGAAGTGATGGGTCTGGCGAATGTCAAATTAACTCCTGcaagtaaaagaagaaagaggggaGAAGAGACCCAAAAAGCAGAACCCCAGTCAAAG AATCCCAGGCGACCGATGGACAGCAGCTGCACCCCACCTGCCAAGCGGCTCAAAGCGGGGATGCACAGCGTCCCCTGCAGCGCCGGGCAGGGGCAgccgcagcagcagcccagagctctggagaatggcacagctcccagcaaaTCTGCATCCCCACAGccagggaggggaaagaagaaggcagGACCGCCGATCCCCGCCGCGCACGTGGCACCGGCAGTGGAACGGCCTGCCAGGAAGCGACGGGCCGTCTCCTTCCCTCCGGGATCGGTGGAAGCTGCCAAGCCAGTGTTACTGAAAAGGAGGcggctgacagcagcagatgtTG gagctcctgcagcctggagggTGATGATGTCCCTGAAGTCTGGGCTGCTCGCTGAAAGCACGTGGGCCTTAGACACCATAACTGCCCTGCTCCACGATGACAGCAGCGTCGCGTCCTTTGACCTCAGGCAG CTGCCCGGCCTGCTGGAAGTCCTGGTGGAGTATTTGCGGCGCTGCCTGATCGAGGTCTTTGGAATCCTGGAGGAGTACGAGGTGGGTATTTGCCCAGGGCAAAGCTCACTGTGTGGGTTGGAGAGCGCCCAcctgctctggcagcttggCGGCGGAGATACCACTGAGCACATCCAGACCCACCTGGAGAGCAAGAGAGAGCGCTCCGCGGCTGAGAGCAATGGAAATGCTCGGGAAGGGCAGGCTGCTCCATCTGACAGCTCCTCAGCAATTGTGGAGGATGAGCCTCGCAGCAGAGACGAGGCACCGCTCTGCCTCACCCACGACTGGCAGGACTCTGTGGCGAAGCGCTGCATCTGTGTCTCCAACATCATCAGGAGCTTGTCGTTTGTGCCGGGCAATGACGCCGAGATGTGCAAACACGCCGGGCTGCTGCTGATCCTGGGGAAAATGCTGCTCTTACACCATGAGCACCCAGAGCGCAAGCAGGCAGCCCTGAGCTTGgagagagaggagctggagcaggaccAGGGGCTGAGCTGCGGCCAGGAGGAGTGGTGGCGGGACTGCCTGCAGGAACTGCGTGAGAACACCCTGGTGACGCTGGCCAACATTTCCGGCCAGCTGGACCTGTCCCCTGTCCCAGAAAGCCTCTGCTTGCCCATCGTGGACGGACTCCTCCACTGGGCAGTGTGTCCATCAGCAGAGGCCCAGGACCCTTTTCCAGCGCTGGGGTCGAATGCTGTCCTCTCCCCTCGGAGCCTGGCTTTGGAAACGCTCAGCAAACTGAGCACCCGGGACACCAACGTGGATTTGATCCTCGCGGCTCCCCCCACCAGCCGCTTGGAGATGCTGTACAGCAGCCTGCTGCGTTTGCTCCGCGACAGAGAGAGCCCGGTGTGCAGAGAGATGGCGGTGGTCCTACTGGCCTCCTTGGCGCAGGGGGACAGCCTGGCAGCGAGGGCGATTGCCTCGCAGGAGAGGAGCGTCGGCGACTTGCTGGGCTTCTTGGAGGACGGCCTGGCCGCCGCGCggtgccagcagagccaggccGGCCCGGTGCCCGAGCAGAACGCGCCCTGCGAGCCGCCGAGCGTGGACATGATGCGCCGAGCGGCTCGGGCGCTGCTCGCCCTGGCTGAGGTGGGCGAGAGCCGCTCGCAGTTCACGCTGCACGAGTCGCGGCTGTTGGACATCTCCGTGTCGCCCACGGTGGATTCCTTGGTCTCCCAGGTTATCTGCGACGTGCTGTTCTTCATTGCCCGGCCCTGA